One region of Polynucleobacter sp. SHI8 genomic DNA includes:
- a CDS encoding HU family DNA-binding protein produces the protein MNKAELVAAIADESELSKAKAEHALNAALDTIKKAVTKGDNVQLIGFGTFSSGKRAARVGRNPKTGEAIKIAASKTVKFSAGKAFKDSVNKRKK, from the coding sequence TTGAATAAAGCAGAACTCGTTGCAGCTATTGCTGACGAATCAGAATTATCTAAAGCTAAAGCAGAGCACGCATTAAATGCTGCATTAGATACAATTAAAAAAGCTGTTACTAAAGGCGATAACGTTCAGTTAATCGGTTTTGGTACATTTAGTTCAGGAAAGCGCGCTGCTCGTGTTGGCCGTAATCCTAAGACTGGTGAAGCGATCAAAATTGCAGCATCAAAAACAGTTAAATTTTCTGCTGGTAAAGCATTTAAAGATAGCGTAAATAAGCGTAAGAAGTAA
- a CDS encoding disulfide bond formation protein B, protein MSKNSYLFIFIACSCLLGFALYIQHIGWIGVHYPPCPLCILQRIAFLLIALMCLMAYCFEKTRKIFYFLALLASLSGLAIALRHQWVIAHPESSCGLDPLEVFINQFNIVQMAPSFFKADGFCSMPLPPIFFLSVPSWSLLFFSLFLILFIKNFRLKN, encoded by the coding sequence ATGTCAAAAAATTCTTATCTATTTATTTTTATAGCGTGTTCATGCTTGCTTGGTTTTGCTTTATATATTCAGCACATTGGCTGGATAGGAGTTCACTACCCTCCATGTCCACTATGTATATTACAAAGAATTGCTTTTTTGCTGATCGCTTTGATGTGTCTGATGGCTTATTGTTTTGAAAAAACAAGAAAAATATTTTATTTTTTAGCTCTGCTAGCTTCCTTGTCGGGTTTGGCTATAGCATTACGTCATCAATGGGTGATTGCCCATCCAGAATCCTCTTGTGGGCTTGATCCTCTTGAGGTCTTTATTAATCAATTTAATATCGTACAAATGGCACCATCGTTCTTCAAAGCAGATGGCTTTTGTAGCATGCCACTACCGCCTATATTTTTTCTGTCTGTACCTAGTTGGTCATTATTGTTTTTTAGTTTGTTTCTTATTCTCTTTATCAAAAATTTCCGATTAAAAAATTAA
- a CDS encoding TMEM165/GDT1 family protein encodes MSFEALLVSTGVVTLAEMGDKTQLLAFLLAARFKKPLPIIAGILIATILNHGLAGALGTWITSLLSPEILRWVLGFSFLGMAIWTLIPDKIDEAEQPSKASYGVFLTTLIAFFLAEMGDKTQIATVALAANYQAPFTVVVGTTLGMLFADVPAVFLGNSFAKRLPLKLIHMIAAGIFAILGAMILFKVDQLIT; translated from the coding sequence ATGAGTTTTGAAGCATTATTAGTGAGTACGGGCGTCGTCACTCTGGCAGAAATGGGTGATAAAACCCAACTTCTTGCATTTCTTCTTGCTGCGCGTTTCAAAAAACCTTTGCCCATCATTGCCGGAATTTTAATTGCAACCATACTGAACCATGGCCTTGCCGGAGCCTTAGGGACTTGGATAACGTCTCTCTTAAGCCCGGAAATACTGCGCTGGGTTCTTGGTTTTTCATTTTTGGGAATGGCTATTTGGACTTTAATTCCTGACAAAATAGACGAGGCGGAGCAACCATCCAAAGCTTCTTATGGTGTATTTCTAACGACCTTAATCGCTTTTTTCCTAGCGGAGATGGGTGATAAAACACAAATCGCAACCGTTGCCTTAGCCGCGAATTATCAGGCGCCTTTTACTGTTGTTGTGGGCACAACTTTGGGTATGCTATTTGCTGATGTACCTGCCGTTTTTTTAGGTAACTCGTTTGCTAAACGATTACCTTTAAAACTAATTCATATGATTGCGGCAGGTATTTTTGCAATTTTAGGTGCAATGATTTTATTTAAAGTTGATCAATTAATTACTTGA
- a CDS encoding DUF2721 domain-containing protein, protein MAFNPNFLSESIQLSVAPVFLLTAVAGMIGALTQRIARVIDRSRALQFDIMNEKDPEHQQVLKRFHEEELIYLSKRAHLVNISMALLVLCAIQIGLTILELFFAETIAGKMSISDYVLYTFIGGISCFILALICLLWEVFIASYSVRMKPHSKQSMQIK, encoded by the coding sequence ATGGCTTTTAATCCTAATTTTTTAAGTGAGAGTATTCAACTTTCTGTTGCGCCGGTATTTTTATTAACGGCAGTTGCTGGGATGATTGGTGCCTTAACACAGCGGATTGCTCGCGTCATTGATCGGTCAAGAGCTTTGCAATTTGACATCATGAACGAAAAAGATCCAGAGCATCAGCAGGTATTAAAACGTTTTCATGAGGAGGAGCTCATTTACCTCTCAAAAAGAGCGCATTTAGTAAATATCTCGATGGCTTTGCTTGTCTTGTGTGCAATCCAAATAGGTTTGACGATACTCGAGTTATTTTTTGCAGAAACAATTGCCGGAAAAATGAGCATTTCTGACTATGTTTTGTATACCTTCATTGGTGGCATTAGTTGTTTTATTCTGGCACTAATCTGCTTATTGTGGGAGGTTTTTATTGCCTCTTACTCAGTAAGAATGAAACCGCACTCAAAGCAATCGATGCAGATCAAGTAA
- a CDS encoding DUF3597 domain-containing protein — translation MSIFGRIKDSIFGKKDEAGQGGQAADAATTAAAAITQVDVEAVLTDLAAKAGRPSNWKTSIVDLMTLLGLDSSLSHRVELAKELGYTGDTNDTATMNVWLIKQVMSKLAENGGKVSANLMH, via the coding sequence ATGAGTATTTTTGGAAGAATTAAAGACAGTATTTTTGGTAAAAAAGATGAAGCTGGTCAAGGTGGACAAGCCGCTGATGCTGCAACAACTGCTGCAGCTGCAATCACACAAGTGGATGTTGAGGCTGTTTTAACTGATTTAGCAGCAAAAGCAGGTCGCCCTAGCAATTGGAAGACATCAATCGTAGATTTAATGACTTTATTAGGTTTAGATAGTAGCCTTTCCCATCGCGTAGAGTTAGCTAAAGAATTAGGTTACACAGGTGATACGAATGACACAGCGACGATGAATGTTTGGTTAATCAAACAAGTAATGTCAAAATTAGCTGAAAATGGCGGAAAAGTATCTGCAAATTTAATGCACTAA